One Falsihalocynthiibacter arcticus DNA segment encodes these proteins:
- the tpiA gene encoding triose-phosphate isomerase has translation MRRKLAAGNWKMNGIGANLSELADLASPENIDVLICPPTPLVSRAAQANAKIAIGGQDCHTAQNGAHTGDVSAAMLADAGATYVLTGHSERRTDHGESNAIVAAKTAAAWDQNLIAVICIGETLAQREAGETLAVIADQLTHSTPNAATGDNTVIAYEPVWAIGTGLVPTLEQIAEVHDFIRAELANRFGTETAESMRLLYGGSVKPSNAEYIFATSNVDGALVGGASLKASDFNGIISALSLA, from the coding sequence ATGCGCAGAAAACTTGCCGCAGGAAATTGGAAAATGAACGGGATCGGTGCAAATCTGTCCGAGTTGGCTGACTTAGCGTCCCCCGAAAACATAGACGTTTTGATCTGTCCACCCACGCCTCTTGTGTCACGCGCGGCCCAAGCCAATGCCAAAATAGCAATCGGCGGCCAAGACTGCCACACCGCTCAAAATGGTGCGCATACAGGCGATGTATCGGCTGCAATGCTCGCCGATGCTGGCGCGACCTATGTTTTGACGGGCCACTCAGAGCGGCGCACAGATCATGGCGAAAGCAATGCAATTGTTGCTGCTAAAACTGCGGCGGCGTGGGATCAAAACCTCATTGCTGTTATTTGCATTGGCGAAACTTTGGCGCAACGTGAGGCGGGTGAAACCCTCGCGGTTATTGCAGATCAACTGACCCATTCCACTCCAAATGCTGCGACGGGCGACAACACTGTGATCGCATACGAACCCGTATGGGCCATTGGGACTGGCCTTGTCCCAACCCTTGAGCAAATCGCAGAAGTCCATGATTTCATCCGCGCGGAACTTGCCAACCGCTTTGGCACAGAAACAGCGGAATCCATGCGCCTCCTGTACGGTGGCTCCGTAAAGCCCTCAAATGCTGAATATATATTCGCAACGTCTAATGTGGACGGGGCCCTCGTCGGCGGCGCTTCTCTCAAGGCATCTGATTTCAACGGGATTATTTCGGCCCTTTCTCTGGCCTGA
- a CDS encoding TRAP transporter large permease, translated as MEVSILFIMVVGLMLIGVPIAVSLGMSSVLFLLWFSDSSMASVAQTLFSAFEGHSTLLAIPFFILASTFMSTGGVALRIIRFSIACVGHMRGGLAIAGVFSCMIFAALSGSSPATVVAIGSIVIGAMVKAGYTKEFAAGVICNAGTLGILIPPSIVMVVYAAAVDVSVGRMFLAGVIPGLMAGFMLMIAIYVMARIKNMPKGEWAGWREVGASFHEAGWGLSLIAVIMLGIYGVPGLYPAIFTPTEAAAVASVYAFLIANFVYRDMGPLAVEGEGENKSLLKKPHTLVTAFFHRDTRDALFEAGKLTVTLMFIISMALILKHVLTDEQVPQNVAKAILAAGFGPIMFLVAVNVILLIGGQFMEPSGLLMIVAPLVFPIAMELGIDPIHLGIIMVVNMEIGMITPPVGLNLFVTSGVAGMPMMSVVRAALPFLAVLFVFLIIVTYVPIISTFLPDLMMGPEIITN; from the coding sequence ATGGAAGTTTCAATTCTATTTATTATGGTCGTTGGTCTGATGTTGATCGGCGTGCCAATTGCGGTCTCTTTGGGCATGAGCTCGGTGCTGTTTTTGCTCTGGTTCTCAGACAGCTCTATGGCCTCCGTCGCACAGACATTGTTCAGCGCCTTTGAGGGACACAGCACACTTCTCGCGATCCCGTTCTTTATTTTGGCCTCAACCTTCATGTCCACAGGAGGGGTCGCGCTGCGGATCATTCGCTTCTCGATTGCTTGTGTCGGGCATATGCGGGGCGGCTTGGCGATTGCAGGGGTGTTCTCCTGCATGATTTTCGCCGCGCTTTCGGGCAGTAGCCCCGCGACAGTCGTCGCCATTGGCTCCATTGTGATCGGGGCGATGGTCAAAGCGGGCTACACGAAGGAATTTGCGGCAGGCGTGATTTGTAATGCGGGAACGCTTGGGATCTTGATCCCGCCATCAATTGTGATGGTTGTCTATGCTGCTGCGGTGGATGTTTCCGTTGGGCGGATGTTCCTTGCGGGGGTCATTCCAGGCCTGATGGCGGGCTTTATGCTCATGATCGCGATCTATGTCATGGCGCGCATCAAGAACATGCCGAAGGGCGAATGGGCTGGTTGGCGTGAAGTAGGGGCTAGCTTTCATGAGGCGGGTTGGGGCTTGTCCTTGATTGCGGTTATCATGCTTGGGATTTATGGCGTTCCCGGGCTTTATCCAGCGATATTTACCCCCACAGAGGCGGCCGCAGTTGCCTCGGTTTATGCCTTTTTAATCGCGAATTTCGTTTACCGCGACATGGGACCCTTGGCCGTTGAAGGCGAAGGTGAAAACAAAAGCCTGCTGAAAAAACCACACACACTCGTGACGGCTTTTTTCCACCGTGACACGCGAGATGCACTCTTTGAGGCAGGTAAGTTGACGGTAACGTTGATGTTCATCATTTCGATGGCTTTGATCCTGAAACATGTTTTGACAGACGAGCAAGTACCCCAAAACGTGGCTAAGGCGATACTTGCGGCTGGATTCGGCCCCATTATGTTCCTTGTCGCCGTGAATGTGATCCTTCTGATCGGGGGGCAATTTATGGAGCCGTCCGGTCTTTTGATGATCGTCGCACCACTGGTGTTTCCAATAGCGATGGAACTTGGGATTGATCCTATTCACTTGGGTATCATCATGGTCGTGAATATGGAAATTGGGATGATCACACCGCCAGTTGGGCTGAACCTCTTCGTGACGTCTGGCGTCGCGGGAATGCCGATGATGAGCGTTGTGCGCGCAGCCTTACCGTTCCTTGCGGTGTTGTTCGTCTTCCTGATTATCGTGACCTATGTGCCGATCATTTCGACCTTCTTGCCTGATCTGATGATGGGGCCGGAAATTATCACCAACTAA
- a CDS encoding TRAP transporter small permease, with translation MHSNKGTSLIDEIEETLIAIILGAMTLITFANVVVRQMDGNILWALESTVFLFGWLVLLGASYAVKKGAHLGVDAVINLFPAKGRRALALISITICIVFSFLMLKGAWDYWANFANLPGTNGRWFPLGFEDSFRGKGWYETNDIPHPAFLGWMEGFFNEGVAYEKLPRLVPYMVLPLSMALLLFRYIQVGVSVWRGDIDRIVASHEVEDEIAEVRERLGEHG, from the coding sequence ATGCATTCCAATAAAGGCACAAGCCTAATTGATGAAATAGAAGAAACGTTAATCGCAATTATTCTAGGGGCAATGACCCTCATTACATTCGCCAATGTCGTGGTCCGCCAAATGGACGGCAACATTCTATGGGCGCTTGAGTCGACGGTTTTCCTCTTTGGGTGGCTTGTCTTGCTCGGCGCATCCTATGCGGTCAAAAAAGGCGCGCATCTGGGGGTTGATGCCGTTATCAATCTATTTCCAGCTAAAGGACGCCGAGCGTTGGCGCTGATTTCTATCACAATTTGCATCGTTTTCTCGTTCTTGATGCTCAAAGGCGCGTGGGACTATTGGGCGAACTTCGCCAACCTTCCGGGCACAAACGGACGCTGGTTCCCACTGGGGTTTGAAGACTCGTTCCGTGGCAAAGGCTGGTACGAAACCAATGACATCCCGCATCCCGCATTTCTAGGCTGGATGGAGGGCTTTTTTAACGAAGGCGTCGCGTATGAAAAATTACCGCGCCTCGTGCCCTACATGGTCCTTCCCCTGTCTATGGCCTTGTTGTTATTCCGCTATATTCAGGTTGGTGTCTCGGTTTGGCGGGGCGATATTGATCGGATTGTGGCCAGCCACGAAGTTGAAGATGAAATCGCAGAAGTGCGGGAACGCCTTGGGGAGCACGGCTAA
- a CDS encoding DctP family TRAP transporter solute-binding subunit has product MKFITATAAIVAASFTANAAAASCEEGEIVIKFAHVTAAVNHPKGIAASLLESRVNEEMNGVACMEVYPNSTLYDDNKVLEAMLQGDVQLAAPSLSKFEKFTKQYRIFDLPFMFKSVAAVDEFQFSDAGQAMKDSMQNRGLQGLQFWHNGMKQLSANKPLILPTDAEGLKFRVQSSDVLVAQMDAIGASPQKMAFAEVYGALQQGVVDGQENTWTNIFGKKFFEVQDGITETNHGILDYMVVASVDWLDSLDADVRDQLLTILEEVTITRNAEATMLNEEAKASVIAAGSEVRELTVEQRAIWVEAMKPVWEQFSGDVGQENIDAAQAINAGL; this is encoded by the coding sequence ATGAAATTTATTACTGCAACTGCCGCAATCGTGGCCGCATCTTTTACCGCTAACGCTGCCGCAGCGAGCTGTGAAGAAGGCGAAATCGTCATCAAATTCGCGCACGTAACCGCCGCCGTGAACCACCCGAAAGGGATCGCCGCTTCGTTGCTAGAAAGCCGCGTGAATGAAGAAATGAACGGCGTCGCCTGTATGGAAGTCTATCCGAATTCCACGCTGTATGATGACAACAAAGTTCTAGAAGCGATGCTGCAAGGCGATGTCCAACTGGCCGCGCCGAGCCTCTCAAAATTTGAGAAGTTCACCAAGCAATACCGCATTTTCGATCTACCCTTCATGTTCAAAAGCGTCGCCGCCGTTGACGAATTTCAATTCTCAGATGCGGGCCAAGCGATGAAGGACTCCATGCAAAACCGTGGCCTTCAAGGGCTTCAATTCTGGCACAATGGTATGAAGCAACTGTCCGCGAACAAACCGCTTATTTTGCCAACGGATGCGGAAGGCCTAAAATTCCGGGTGCAATCAAGCGACGTGCTTGTTGCACAAATGGATGCCATCGGCGCTTCTCCACAGAAAATGGCTTTCGCAGAAGTTTACGGTGCGTTGCAGCAGGGCGTTGTTGATGGTCAAGAAAACACTTGGACCAACATCTTCGGCAAGAAGTTCTTTGAAGTTCAGGACGGAATCACCGAAACCAACCACGGCATTCTCGACTATATGGTCGTAGCGTCTGTGGATTGGCTCGATAGTTTGGATGCCGACGTGCGGGACCAACTCCTTACAATCCTTGAGGAAGTGACCATCACACGGAATGCCGAAGCGACAATGCTGAACGAAGAAGCCAAAGCCAGTGTTATTGCTGCGGGGAGTGAAGTTCGCGAACTCACAGTTGAGCAACGTGCCATTTGGGTCGAAGCAATGAAGCCAGTTTGGGAGCAATTCTCAGGCGACGTTGGACAAGAAAATATCGACGCAGCACAGGCGATCAACGCAGGTCTATAA
- a CDS encoding sigma-54-dependent transcriptional regulator, translated as MISRVLLVDDDAHVREALGQTLALNDLVPTLAASFIEAKDHISAGFLGVILSDIRMPGKDGFHLLEYTQNIDPDLPVILLTGEGDVPMAVRGISAGAFDFIEKPCAPQDLVLAVQKALRTRSLVLENRRLKQQLEKGDAAERMLFGQSKPADELRNRVRIVAATNADVLIAGVTGSGTSKVAEVIHLLSNLAMSTFDKIAASELSVEALEGALAQAKDGSLFIDGIASMPPATQFALLQHMEQGTGARILAGTYKDLSEYVEHGRFNEELFFRLDVMRVRIPSLRERPEDIPVLFRNYVLLACEQAALPVPEITPEVIARLMAQEWPGNARALMNAAMRFAMGFAEVEVADDLGLAEQLSRVERSLLTEALRKYKGNASEVARVLKLPRKTLYDKLTRHGIRAEVYR; from the coding sequence GTGATTTCAAGGGTTTTGCTGGTAGATGACGATGCGCATGTGCGCGAAGCTTTGGGGCAAACACTCGCCTTGAACGATCTTGTACCGACACTTGCTGCAAGTTTTATCGAAGCAAAAGACCACATTTCAGCGGGCTTTCTGGGAGTTATACTAAGCGATATTCGGATGCCAGGAAAAGATGGGTTCCACCTTTTGGAATACACCCAGAATATTGATCCCGATTTGCCAGTTATCCTACTGACCGGCGAGGGCGATGTGCCGATGGCTGTGCGGGGTATTTCGGCGGGCGCGTTCGATTTTATTGAAAAACCCTGTGCGCCCCAAGACCTAGTGCTCGCTGTCCAAAAAGCATTACGCACGCGCAGTCTCGTACTTGAAAACCGTCGTCTGAAACAGCAGCTAGAAAAGGGGGATGCAGCAGAGCGGATGCTCTTTGGACAATCAAAGCCGGCGGATGAGTTGCGAAATCGCGTGCGCATCGTCGCAGCAACCAACGCGGATGTGTTGATCGCAGGTGTGACAGGTTCGGGCACGTCCAAAGTGGCAGAAGTGATCCACCTGTTATCCAACCTTGCGATGTCGACCTTTGATAAAATTGCAGCGTCGGAGTTGAGCGTCGAAGCGCTTGAAGGTGCGTTGGCTCAAGCAAAAGACGGAAGCCTGTTTATTGACGGTATTGCCTCCATGCCACCTGCAACACAGTTCGCGCTTTTGCAGCACATGGAGCAGGGTACGGGAGCGCGAATTTTGGCGGGCACGTACAAAGATTTGTCCGAATATGTTGAACATGGACGGTTTAATGAGGAGCTGTTTTTTCGCCTCGATGTGATGCGCGTGCGTATTCCAAGCCTGCGCGAGCGCCCAGAGGACATCCCCGTGCTGTTTCGCAATTATGTGCTGTTGGCTTGCGAACAGGCTGCGCTGCCGGTCCCTGAAATCACTCCGGAGGTTATCGCACGCCTTATGGCGCAGGAATGGCCGGGGAATGCGCGCGCCTTGATGAATGCGGCAATGCGGTTTGCAATGGGGTTTGCCGAGGTCGAAGTTGCGGATGATCTGGGCCTTGCTGAGCAGTTGTCGCGTGTCGAGCGCTCGTTGTTGACCGAGGCGCTGCGCAAGTACAAAGGCAACGCCAGTGAAGTCGCACGGGTTTTGAAACTGCCTCGCAAGACATTGTACGATAAGTTAACGCGTCACGGGATTCGTGCGGAAGTGTATCGATAA
- a CDS encoding sensor histidine kinase has protein sequence MPRRFGAIIAYLCAVTGFSALVWWFAFTAALTPLAERGHADLSLASDRLVGELQRFQQVGVLLADHPSLLSLAKGGVDPDAFSVLLEAADKTGPLEIFLVGADGEVLASSKGVKTNERNQNSKAYFQRAMDGALGASHFLIEDIGARIFYFSAPLLAGGAPFGAVVVKVDIEAVEESDWRGDPQAIFFTDEAGVVFVSNRSELLFRERNALIPLENPHPFLEHSTQIISGHEIWRTNGWPYIPARALHLTQPVPVIGMTGEVLISTAPAERNAWLQALVAAALCVTFGAFLYLASERRRGLADLLAVEAEAKAELEGRVQLRTQELSNANTDLRREITEREEAESALKQAQADLVQASKLTALGEMSAGISHELNQPLMAIRSFAENAEVFLERGNTEVAGQNLARISELSRRMGRIIKNLRAFARQEYEPITNVDICSVVDAVLEMSEERLLREGIAVDWQRPQTSIWARGGEVRLQQVLTNLLANAADAMDASALKKVSIRIDAQPETCRIHLRDFGPGIDAPEKIFDPFYSTKKIGAAEGMGLGLSISYGLIQSFGGNIRGRNHPEGGAEFIVELAAARTGVQEE, from the coding sequence ATGCCACGTCGTTTTGGCGCAATCATCGCGTATTTATGTGCCGTTACCGGATTTTCGGCGCTGGTTTGGTGGTTTGCTTTTACGGCGGCCCTTACGCCTCTGGCGGAACGTGGACACGCGGACCTTTCGCTTGCATCGGATCGGTTGGTGGGGGAGTTGCAAAGGTTTCAGCAAGTTGGGGTTTTGCTCGCAGATCATCCGTCGCTTTTGAGCCTAGCAAAAGGCGGAGTTGACCCAGACGCTTTTTCTGTTTTGCTCGAAGCTGCGGACAAAACAGGCCCGCTCGAGATATTTTTGGTGGGGGCTGATGGCGAGGTTCTAGCAAGCTCTAAAGGGGTAAAGACCAACGAGAGAAACCAAAACTCAAAGGCATATTTCCAGCGTGCGATGGATGGTGCCTTGGGGGCATCCCATTTTTTAATCGAGGATATAGGCGCGCGAATTTTCTATTTTTCTGCGCCGCTGCTCGCGGGAGGTGCCCCCTTTGGCGCGGTGGTTGTCAAAGTCGATATCGAGGCCGTTGAGGAGAGTGATTGGCGAGGGGATCCGCAGGCGATTTTCTTCACGGATGAGGCGGGTGTGGTCTTTGTTTCAAACCGTTCAGAACTGCTGTTTCGGGAACGCAACGCATTGATCCCCTTAGAGAACCCGCATCCGTTCCTTGAACATTCTACGCAGATTATTTCTGGCCATGAGATTTGGCGCACAAATGGGTGGCCGTATATTCCTGCGCGGGCTTTGCATTTGACGCAGCCCGTGCCGGTGATCGGAATGACGGGTGAAGTGTTGATTTCCACAGCGCCCGCAGAACGAAATGCATGGCTTCAAGCACTTGTGGCGGCAGCGCTTTGTGTGACGTTTGGCGCGTTTCTGTATCTGGCCTCTGAGCGCAGACGAGGGTTGGCGGACCTTTTGGCAGTCGAAGCAGAAGCCAAAGCCGAGCTAGAGGGGCGGGTCCAATTACGCACCCAAGAACTCTCAAATGCGAACACGGATTTACGCCGTGAAATTACCGAACGCGAGGAGGCAGAATCCGCCTTGAAACAGGCGCAAGCCGATCTCGTTCAGGCCAGTAAACTCACAGCCCTTGGGGAAATGTCAGCAGGAATTAGCCACGAATTAAACCAACCACTGATGGCCATTCGCTCGTTTGCAGAAAACGCCGAGGTGTTTTTGGAGCGGGGGAATACCGAAGTCGCAGGCCAAAACCTCGCGAGGATTAGTGAATTGTCGCGCCGCATGGGGCGCATAATCAAAAACCTACGCGCGTTTGCACGGCAAGAATATGAGCCGATTACCAATGTCGACATTTGTTCCGTTGTTGATGCGGTTTTGGAGATGAGTGAAGAGAGACTTTTGCGGGAGGGCATTGCTGTGGATTGGCAACGGCCCCAAACCAGCATTTGGGCGCGCGGTGGCGAGGTGCGTTTGCAGCAGGTTTTGACCAATCTTTTGGCCAATGCCGCGGATGCAATGGACGCGAGCGCGCTTAAGAAAGTATCCATTCGGATTGACGCACAACCTGAGACTTGCCGTATCCATCTGCGTGACTTTGGCCCCGGAATTGACGCCCCCGAGAAGATTTTCGACCCGTTTTATTCGACCAAAAAAATTGGGGCCGCCGAAGGCATGGGGCTTGGGTTGAGTATCTCATATGGCTTGATCCAAAGCTTTGGGGGGAATATCCGTGGGCGCAATCATCCAGAAGGCGGCGCGGAATTCATTGTGGAATTGGCGGCGGCTCGAACCGGTGTGCAGGAGGAATAA
- a CDS encoding Lrp/AsnC family transcriptional regulator — protein sequence MAVRLDDLDRKILSELQRDAAQSLDDIATKVGSSKTPVWNRIKKMREAKIIGQQTVVLDAEALGFEACFFVLIRTSEHEGEWQQAFLKALLERPEVQEAHRLAGEIDYILKVRVKNARAYDVFYQALISEVRIYNVTALLSMEEIKSTTMLPL from the coding sequence ATGGCTGTCCGTTTGGATGATCTAGATCGGAAAATCCTGAGTGAGTTGCAGCGCGATGCAGCGCAGTCTTTGGATGATATCGCGACGAAAGTGGGTAGTTCCAAGACACCGGTTTGGAATCGTATCAAGAAAATGAGGGAGGCCAAAATCATCGGCCAGCAAACGGTCGTTCTTGATGCGGAGGCGCTTGGGTTTGAAGCCTGCTTCTTTGTTCTAATCCGCACGTCAGAGCATGAAGGGGAGTGGCAACAGGCCTTCCTGAAGGCGCTGCTTGAACGTCCCGAAGTGCAAGAAGCGCATCGCCTCGCGGGCGAGATCGATTATATTCTCAAAGTGCGGGTCAAGAATGCGCGGGCTTATGATGTGTTTTACCAAGCCCTGATTTCGGAAGTGCGCATTTACAATGTGACGGCGCTGCTTTCGATGGAAGAGATCAAATCGACAACGATGCTGCCGCTTTAG
- a CDS encoding DUF2849 domain-containing protein, translated as MARAFTPKVVTANELISGDVVYLSADGKWVHRHADAELITDEVHAAERLQLAEAQVGQIVGAYLADAVASDAGPVPVHFREEFRAAGPSNYNHGKQAELPNV; from the coding sequence ATGGCCCGTGCTTTTACGCCAAAAGTTGTCACCGCCAATGAACTCATCTCTGGGGATGTGGTCTATCTCAGCGCCGATGGAAAATGGGTGCACCGGCATGCAGATGCCGAACTTATTACCGATGAAGTGCACGCTGCGGAGCGCCTTCAATTGGCCGAAGCTCAAGTCGGCCAAATTGTCGGGGCCTACCTTGCGGATGCTGTCGCAAGCGATGCGGGCCCCGTCCCTGTCCACTTCCGCGAAGAATTTCGCGCAGCTGGCCCCTCAAACTACAACCACGGAAAACAGGCGGAGCTCCCAAATGTATAA
- a CDS encoding nitrite/sulfite reductase, producing the protein MYKYNDFDEAFLRARTAQFRKQVERRISGSLTEDEFKPLRLMNGLYLQLHAYMLRVAIPYGSLSSAQMDQLAYIADTWDKGYGHFTTRQNIQYNWPKLSDVPDMLDALADVQMHANQTSGNTIRNVTSDPFAGAAVDEIEDPRPVAELLRQWSTDHPEFQFLGRKFKIAVGASKADRAVLKSHDLAVNIVENDAGETGYQILIGGGLGRTPMVGKVLNDFLPREVLLPYVEAVLSVYNLLGRRDNKYKARLKITVHENGLDTIRALVEERFAELRPTFAGGDQALLTEIATYFAPPIYSDAPDDAYDAAYNADPLFRAWADTNLSPHKHSGYAIATISLKAHGETPGDATSAQMRTLAQLARDFAHDELRISHEQNVILPHVHKRHLPVIHAELRKVGLATANIGLISDIIACPGMDYCALATARSIPVAQKIATRFDELKLEHEIGALKIKISGCINACGHHHVGHIGILGLDRAGVENYQITLGGDGTETTVIGERAGPGFAYDEIVPAIERLIMGYLDLRLNHDETFLATFRRLGMAPFKEVLYPEAAKRNAA; encoded by the coding sequence ATGTATAAGTACAACGATTTTGACGAAGCTTTCCTGCGCGCACGCACCGCACAATTCCGCAAACAAGTTGAGCGCCGCATTTCGGGCAGCCTCACCGAGGATGAATTCAAACCCCTACGTTTGATGAACGGTCTCTATCTCCAGCTTCACGCCTATATGCTGCGCGTGGCCATCCCCTACGGCTCGCTTTCCTCCGCGCAAATGGACCAGCTCGCTTATATTGCCGACACGTGGGACAAAGGCTATGGCCACTTCACCACGCGTCAGAACATCCAATACAACTGGCCCAAACTGTCGGACGTGCCAGATATGCTCGACGCGCTGGCCGATGTGCAAATGCATGCGAACCAGACCTCGGGCAATACCATTCGCAACGTCACCAGCGACCCGTTTGCGGGGGCTGCTGTTGACGAAATCGAAGACCCACGTCCCGTGGCCGAGCTTTTGCGTCAATGGTCCACCGACCACCCCGAGTTTCAATTCTTGGGCCGCAAGTTCAAGATCGCAGTTGGCGCAAGCAAAGCGGATCGCGCGGTTCTGAAATCTCACGATTTGGCGGTCAATATCGTTGAAAATGACGCTGGAGAAACAGGCTATCAAATCCTCATCGGGGGTGGCCTTGGCCGCACGCCAATGGTGGGTAAGGTCCTGAACGACTTCTTGCCGCGCGAAGTTTTGTTGCCCTATGTCGAGGCTGTCCTTTCCGTTTACAACCTCTTGGGGCGTCGGGATAATAAATACAAAGCTCGCCTAAAAATCACGGTCCACGAAAATGGCCTCGATACCATTCGTGCCCTCGTAGAGGAGCGTTTCGCTGAATTGCGCCCAACCTTTGCGGGCGGCGATCAAGCTTTGCTTACTGAAATCGCGACGTATTTTGCCCCCCCGATCTATTCAGACGCGCCGGACGACGCCTATGATGCTGCTTACAACGCCGATCCATTGTTTCGCGCGTGGGCCGACACCAACTTGTCGCCACACAAACATTCCGGTTACGCGATCGCGACAATCTCGCTCAAGGCGCATGGCGAAACCCCCGGTGATGCAACCAGCGCACAAATGCGGACCTTAGCTCAACTCGCGCGCGACTTTGCGCACGATGAATTGCGCATCAGCCATGAGCAAAACGTGATCCTTCCGCATGTTCACAAACGTCACCTGCCGGTAATTCACGCCGAATTGCGCAAGGTTGGCTTGGCGACGGCCAACATCGGGTTGATTTCCGACATCATCGCTTGCCCCGGCATGGATTATTGCGCGCTTGCAACGGCACGCTCTATTCCTGTGGCGCAGAAAATTGCCACACGGTTTGACGAGTTGAAGTTGGAGCATGAAATCGGCGCGCTCAAAATCAAAATCTCGGGCTGCATCAATGCCTGTGGTCACCACCACGTGGGCCATATCGGCATCCTTGGTCTGGATCGCGCCGGCGTCGAGAACTACCAAATTACCCTTGGCGGCGACGGTACAGAAACAACGGTGATCGGCGAACGCGCAGGACCTGGATTTGCCTATGACGAGATTGTCCCAGCGATTGAACGTCTCATTATGGGCTATCTTGACTTGCGTCTAAACCACGATGAAACATTCCTCGCGACTTTCCGCCGCTTGGGCATGGCGCCGTTCAAAGAAGTGCTTTATCCGGAGGCTGCGAAGCGTAATGCTGCATGA
- a CDS encoding phosphoadenylyl-sulfate reductase, whose translation MLHDPLNLSVVERVAQLNTRYAHHGATAVLERALSDPQVGRIGLVSSFGAESVVLLHMISIMDRSTPIVFIDTEMLFTETLEYQMELSERLRLTNVQVIRASDADIAEIDPDGTLNQRDTDACCALRKTEPLQKALGGFDAWITGRKRFQAGSRVALDFFENEDDTRIKVNPLAYWAPEDLRAYMENNRLPRHPLVAKGYPSIGCAPCTSPVAEGEDPRSGRWRGQEKVECGIHFVDGKMVRGPLPVEQTSVSATQGAGQ comes from the coding sequence ATGCTGCATGATCCACTGAACCTTTCGGTCGTAGAGCGGGTTGCGCAACTCAACACGCGCTATGCCCATCACGGCGCAACGGCGGTCCTTGAACGTGCGTTGAGCGACCCGCAAGTCGGACGTATTGGCTTGGTTTCATCCTTCGGGGCGGAATCCGTGGTGCTGTTGCACATGATTTCGATCATGGATCGCAGCACGCCGATCGTCTTTATTGACACGGAAATGCTCTTTACGGAAACGCTTGAGTATCAAATGGAGTTATCTGAGCGTTTGCGTCTGACCAATGTGCAAGTCATCCGCGCGAGTGACGCCGATATCGCCGAGATCGATCCCGACGGCACGCTAAATCAACGCGATACGGATGCCTGCTGTGCCCTGCGCAAAACGGAGCCCTTGCAAAAGGCATTGGGCGGCTTTGACGCGTGGATTACAGGACGCAAACGCTTTCAAGCGGGGAGTCGTGTGGCGCTGGATTTCTTTGAAAACGAAGATGACACGCGTATCAAAGTTAACCCTCTCGCTTATTGGGCGCCTGAAGATTTGCGGGCCTATATGGAAAACAACCGCCTGCCGCGCCACCCCTTAGTGGCCAAAGGCTACCCCTCGATTGGTTGTGCGCCCTGCACAAGCCCCGTTGCCGAAGGCGAAGATCCTAGATCGGGCCGTTGGCGCGGCCAAGAAAAGGTCGAATGCGGCATCCACTTTGTCGATGGCAAAATGGTGCGCGGCCCCCTACCTGTGGAACAAACCTCGGTCTCAGCGACCCAAGGAGCCGGACAATGA
- a CDS encoding DUF934 domain-containing protein, whose amino-acid sequence MTVLINDSGFGTDDWVDAFLTLEDLPVAKGAINVAVDLPSDCDPASLEGHLSDIDMIRVDFPTSADGRGFTIARRLRLMGFVGRLRAKGHVISDQYAMARRSGFDEVEISDALAARQPAEEWAFRAKWQDHDYQSRLRA is encoded by the coding sequence ATGACAGTACTGATTAACGACAGTGGCTTTGGAACCGACGATTGGGTCGATGCCTTTCTCACGCTCGAAGACCTTCCCGTTGCCAAAGGCGCTATCAATGTCGCCGTTGACCTTCCAAGCGATTGCGACCCTGCTAGCCTCGAGGGTCATTTGTCGGACATCGACATGATCCGCGTGGATTTCCCCACCTCCGCCGATGGGCGCGGCTTCACCATCGCGCGCCGTTTGCGCTTGATGGGATTTGTGGGCCGCCTACGCGCCAAGGGGCATGTGATCTCGGATCAATACGCTATGGCCCGCCGCTCAGGTTTTGACGAAGTGGAAATTTCTGACGCCCTCGCGGCCCGTCAACCCGCCGAGGAGTGGGCGTTTCGCGCGAAATGGCAAGACCATGACTATCAGTCGCGGCTGCGCGCCTAG